The following coding sequences lie in one Melopsittacus undulatus isolate bMelUnd1 chromosome 9, bMelUnd1.mat.Z, whole genome shotgun sequence genomic window:
- the IPPK gene encoding inositol-pentakisphosphate 2-kinase isoform X2 — MKQFFGENYVHHGEIIQLPLDFVRQLCLKIQPERPESRCDKDMDTLSGYAMCLPNLTRLQTYCFVEHRPILCIEIKPKCGFIPFSSHVSQEIKHKVCRYCMHQHLKVANGKWKRPSKYCPLDLFSGNKQRMHFALKSLLQEPQNNLKIFKNGELIYGCKDDQDCVSDWNELARHLKPFFFPSNGLVSGPHCTRTIVKELIHVITMTLLSSTDACRAGDMKTVPISQGRSYCEASAFNKELVRNGKHKLESSDLPRGCLLYKTLQAQMLDMLDIEGLHPLYSRVEQYLEEFPEERSTLQIDGPYNEAFYEKLLDLSTEDDGTVAFALTKVQQYRIAMTAKDCSLMIALSPCLQDECSEQRPVVLTSKSRFTFSVSVLDLDLKPYESIPHQYKLDSEIVNYYLKNVQAKDDPVMSTLFKENEDCTLVLHKV; from the exons ATGAAGCAGTTCTTTGGGGAGAACTATGTTCACCATGGg gaAATTATTCAACTGCCTTTAGACTTCGTAAGACAGCTCTGTTTAAAAATTCAGCCAGAGAGGCCGG AGTCTCGCTGTGATAAAGATATGGACACTCTTAGTGGTTATGCCATGTGCCTTCCTAACCTGACCAGGCTGCAGACATACTGTTTTGTGGAACACCGGCCGATCCTCTGCATAGAGATTAAG ccAAAGTGTGGCTTCATTCCTTTTTCTAGCCACGTTTCACAGGAGATAAAGCACAAGGTGTGTCGTTACTGTATGCATCAGCATCTAAAG GTagcaaatggaaaatggaagCGACCAAGTAAATACTGCCCATTGGATCTCTTCTCAGG AAATAAACAGAGAATGCACTTTGCTTTGAAGAGCTTATTACAGGAGCCACAGAAcaacttgaaaatatttaag AATGGGGAACTAATTTATGGCTGTAAAGATGACCAGGACTGTGTCTCTGACTGGAATGAACTTGCTCGCCActtaaaacctttcttttttccttccaatgGATTGGTCAGTGGACCACACTGCACAAGGACAATTGTTAAAGAACTAATCCATGTTATAACTATGACGCTACTAAGTAGTACTGATGCCTGCAGGGCAGGTGATATGAAGACAGTTCCCATTTCACAAGGAAGAAGCTACTGTGAAGCAAGTGCATTTAATAAGGAGCTAGTGAGAAATG GTAAACATAAATTGGAAAGCTCTGACTTACCGAGGGGTTGTCTCCTTTATAAAACCCTTCAGGCTCAGATGCTGGACATGCTGGATATTGAAGGACTCCATCCTCTGTACAGTAGAGTTGAACAGTATTTAGAGGAATTTCCTGAAGAAAG aaGTACGTTACAGATAGATGGACCTTACAATGAAGCGTTTTATGAGAAGCTGCTAGATCTTTCAACTGAAGATGACGGGACAGTAGCATTTGCGTTAACAAAG GTGCAGCAGTACAGAATAGCAATGACTGCTAAAGACTGCTCCCTCATGATTGCCCTTTCACCCTGCCTGCAAGATGAATG ctctgagCAAAGACCTGTGGTACTCACATCCAAATCGAGATTTAcgttttctgtttctgtgctggaCCTCGACCTAAAACCGTACGAAAGCATTCCCCACCAGTACAAACTGGACAGCGAGATAGTTAACTATTATTTGAAGAACGTACAGGCCAAAGATGACCCAGTGATGTCCACTCTCTTCAAGGAGAATGAAGACTGCACATTAGTTCTCCACAAAGTGTAA
- the IPPK gene encoding inositol-pentakisphosphate 2-kinase isoform X1 produces the protein MEVEKMDENEWKYHGEGNQSLVVSHCQRCVVLRFLKSPPNQNKTSEEILHHLQNIVDFGKHVMKQFFGENYVHHGEIIQLPLDFVRQLCLKIQPERPESRCDKDMDTLSGYAMCLPNLTRLQTYCFVEHRPILCIEIKPKCGFIPFSSHVSQEIKHKVCRYCMHQHLKVANGKWKRPSKYCPLDLFSGNKQRMHFALKSLLQEPQNNLKIFKNGELIYGCKDDQDCVSDWNELARHLKPFFFPSNGLVSGPHCTRTIVKELIHVITMTLLSSTDACRAGDMKTVPISQGRSYCEASAFNKELVRNGKHKLESSDLPRGCLLYKTLQAQMLDMLDIEGLHPLYSRVEQYLEEFPEERSTLQIDGPYNEAFYEKLLDLSTEDDGTVAFALTKVQQYRIAMTAKDCSLMIALSPCLQDECSEQRPVVLTSKSRFTFSVSVLDLDLKPYESIPHQYKLDSEIVNYYLKNVQAKDDPVMSTLFKENEDCTLVLHKV, from the exons ATGGAAGTGGAGAAGATGGATGAGAACGAATGGAAGTACCATGGGGAAGGCAACCAGAGCCTCGTCGTGTCCCACTGCCag cGCTGTGTGGTGTTGCGGTTTTTGAAGTCCCCCCCAAACCAGAACAAG ACTTCAGAGGAAATACTACACCATCTGCAAAACATCGTAGACTTTGGGAAACATGTCATGAAGCAGTTCTTTGGGGAGAACTATGTTCACCATGGg gaAATTATTCAACTGCCTTTAGACTTCGTAAGACAGCTCTGTTTAAAAATTCAGCCAGAGAGGCCGG AGTCTCGCTGTGATAAAGATATGGACACTCTTAGTGGTTATGCCATGTGCCTTCCTAACCTGACCAGGCTGCAGACATACTGTTTTGTGGAACACCGGCCGATCCTCTGCATAGAGATTAAG ccAAAGTGTGGCTTCATTCCTTTTTCTAGCCACGTTTCACAGGAGATAAAGCACAAGGTGTGTCGTTACTGTATGCATCAGCATCTAAAG GTagcaaatggaaaatggaagCGACCAAGTAAATACTGCCCATTGGATCTCTTCTCAGG AAATAAACAGAGAATGCACTTTGCTTTGAAGAGCTTATTACAGGAGCCACAGAAcaacttgaaaatatttaag AATGGGGAACTAATTTATGGCTGTAAAGATGACCAGGACTGTGTCTCTGACTGGAATGAACTTGCTCGCCActtaaaacctttcttttttccttccaatgGATTGGTCAGTGGACCACACTGCACAAGGACAATTGTTAAAGAACTAATCCATGTTATAACTATGACGCTACTAAGTAGTACTGATGCCTGCAGGGCAGGTGATATGAAGACAGTTCCCATTTCACAAGGAAGAAGCTACTGTGAAGCAAGTGCATTTAATAAGGAGCTAGTGAGAAATG GTAAACATAAATTGGAAAGCTCTGACTTACCGAGGGGTTGTCTCCTTTATAAAACCCTTCAGGCTCAGATGCTGGACATGCTGGATATTGAAGGACTCCATCCTCTGTACAGTAGAGTTGAACAGTATTTAGAGGAATTTCCTGAAGAAAG aaGTACGTTACAGATAGATGGACCTTACAATGAAGCGTTTTATGAGAAGCTGCTAGATCTTTCAACTGAAGATGACGGGACAGTAGCATTTGCGTTAACAAAG GTGCAGCAGTACAGAATAGCAATGACTGCTAAAGACTGCTCCCTCATGATTGCCCTTTCACCCTGCCTGCAAGATGAATG ctctgagCAAAGACCTGTGGTACTCACATCCAAATCGAGATTTAcgttttctgtttctgtgctggaCCTCGACCTAAAACCGTACGAAAGCATTCCCCACCAGTACAAACTGGACAGCGAGATAGTTAACTATTATTTGAAGAACGTACAGGCCAAAGATGACCCAGTGATGTCCACTCTCTTCAAGGAGAATGAAGACTGCACATTAGTTCTCCACAAAGTGTAA